In Lacerta agilis isolate rLacAgi1 chromosome 1, rLacAgi1.pri, whole genome shotgun sequence, the following proteins share a genomic window:
- the STX3 gene encoding syntaxin-3 isoform X4 yields the protein MKDRLEQLKSKQDQDDADEDLEIAIDNTAFMDEFFAEIEETRQNIDKISENVDEAKKLYSIILSAPIPEPKTKDDLEQLTADIKKMANSVRNKLKSMERNIEQDEARSSADLRIRKSQHSVLSRKFVDVMTKYNEAQVDFRERSKGRIQRQLEITGKNTTDEELEEMLESGNPSIFTSGIMDSQISKQALSEIEGRHKDILRLESSIKELHDMFVDIAMLVENQGGMIDRIENNMDQSVGFVERAVADTKKAVKYQSEARRVRKK from the exons AAACAGGACCAGGATGATGCCGATGAGGACCTGGAAATCGCTATTGACAACACAGCTTTCATGGATGAATTCTTTGCAGAG ATTGAAGAAACCCGGCAGAATATTGACAAAATTTCCGAAAATGTAGACGAGGCAAAAAAGCTGTATAGTATCATCCTTTCAGCCCCAATCCCTGAACCAA AGACTAAGGACGACCTGGAGCAGCTCACAGCAGATATCAAGAAAATGGCTAACAGTGTCCGAAACAAACTTAAGA GTATGGAGAGGAATATTGAACAGGATGAGGCTCGATCATCAGCTGACCTGCGGATACGGAAGTCCCAG CATTCAGTCCTTTCCCGAAAATTTGTCGATGTGATGACGAAGTACAACGAAGCACAGGTCGACTTCCGGGAACGGAGCAAAGGCAGGATTCAGCGACAGCTTGAGATCA CCGGGAAGAATACAACAGATGAGGAGCTGGAGGAAATGTTAGAGAGCGGGAATCCATCAATATTCACATCTggg ATAATGGATTCCCAGATCTCAAAGCAAGCATTGAGTGAGATTGAGGGACGGCATAAGGACATTTTGCGGCTTGAAAGCAGCATCAAGGAGCTTCACGACATGTTTGTGGACATTGCCATGCTAGTGGAAAATCAG GGAGGCATGATTGACCGCATAGAGAACAACATGGACCAATCAGTAGGCTTTGTGGAACGGGCTGTGGCTGACACCAAGAAGGCCGTAAAGTATCAGAGCGAAGCGCGAAGGGTGAGGAAGAAGTGA
- the STX3 gene encoding syntaxin-3 isoform X3 encodes MKDRLEQLKSKQDQDDADEDLEIAIDNTAFMDEFFAEIEETRQNIDKISENVDEAKKLYSIILSAPIPEPKTKDDLEQLTADIKKMANSVRNKLKSMERNIEQDEARSSADLRIRKSQHSVLSRKFVDVMTKYNEAQVDFRERSKGRIQRQLEITGKNTTDEELEEMLESGNPSIFTSGIMDSQISKQALSEIEGRHKDILRLESSIKELHDMFVDIAMLVENQGEIVDNIELNLMHTLDHVEKAREETKKALKYKSKARKKTIIIIVIVVSLLGILALIIGLSVGLKT; translated from the exons AAACAGGACCAGGATGATGCCGATGAGGACCTGGAAATCGCTATTGACAACACAGCTTTCATGGATGAATTCTTTGCAGAG ATTGAAGAAACCCGGCAGAATATTGACAAAATTTCCGAAAATGTAGACGAGGCAAAAAAGCTGTATAGTATCATCCTTTCAGCCCCAATCCCTGAACCAA AGACTAAGGACGACCTGGAGCAGCTCACAGCAGATATCAAGAAAATGGCTAACAGTGTCCGAAACAAACTTAAGA GTATGGAGAGGAATATTGAACAGGATGAGGCTCGATCATCAGCTGACCTGCGGATACGGAAGTCCCAG CATTCAGTCCTTTCCCGAAAATTTGTCGATGTGATGACGAAGTACAACGAAGCACAGGTCGACTTCCGGGAACGGAGCAAAGGCAGGATTCAGCGACAGCTTGAGATCA CCGGGAAGAATACAACAGATGAGGAGCTGGAGGAAATGTTAGAGAGCGGGAATCCATCAATATTCACATCTggg ATAATGGATTCCCAGATCTCAAAGCAAGCATTGAGTGAGATTGAGGGACGGCATAAGGACATTTTGCGGCTTGAAAGCAGCATCAAGGAGCTTCACGACATGTTTGTGGACATTGCCATGCTAGTGGAAAATCAG GGAGAAATTGTAGATAACATAGAACTCAACCTGATGCACACCTTAGATCACGTAGAGAAAGCTCGCGAGGAGACCAAAAAGGCCCTGAAATATAAGAGTAAGGCACGCAAG AAAACAATAATTATCATTGTGATAGTGGTTTCcttgctgggaattttagctctcaTTATTGGACTTTCAGTAGGGCTCAAAACATGA
- the MRPL16 gene encoding 39S ribosomal protein L16, mitochondrial, which translates to MWKQLGRPLLGLRGIQADSSGTKIFTAGLKQYKLPPDYSGITIPEKNRLKFVDKVPAVPKVRREFKNLRDIRGPSKEATEFTEGQYGILALGGGYLRWGHFEMIRLTINRNLHPKKMFAVWRVPAPYKPITRKGLGQRMGGGKGAIDHYVSAVKTGRLIVEVGGFCEFAEVERFLTQVAKKLPFPAIAVSRQSLQEMRDKEEEMRRNNQNPWTFERIVTANMLGIRKYLSPYDLKLKGRYWGKFFLPDRV; encoded by the exons ATTCCAGTGGAACCAAAATTTTCACTGCTGGCTTGAAGCAATATAAACTTCCACCAGATTACAGTG GCATCACTATTCCTGAGAAAAACAGACTGAAATTTGTTGATAAAGTTCCAGCTGTACCAAAGGTCAGGCGAGAGTTCAAGAATTTACGTGACATCCGTGGTCCATCTAAAGAAGCCACAGAATTCACAGAAGGACAGTATGGTATTCTG GCTCTTGGTGGTGGCTATCTCCGCTGGGGTCATTTTGAAATGATACGTCTGACCATCAATCGGAACCTGCATCCCAAGAAAATGTTTGCAGTGTGGAGAGTCCCTGCTCCTTACAAGCCCATCACACGCAAAGGCCTAGGGCAGCGCATGGGTGGTGGCAAAGGTGCAATAGACCACTATGTGTCAGCAGTGAAGACTGGCCGCCTCATCGTGGAAGTAGGTGGGTTCTGTGAATTTGCCGAGGTGGAACGCTTCCTAACACAGGTGGCCAAGAAGTTGCCTTTCCCTGCTATAGCTGTCAGCCGGCAATCCCTGCAAGAGATGCGGGACAAGGAAGAGGAGATGAGGCGCAACAACCAGAATCCATGGACATTTGAACGCATAGTCACAGCCAACATGCTTGGGATAAGGAAATATTTGAGTCCCTATGACTTGAAACTGAAGGGTCGGTATTGGGGGAAGTTCTTTCTACCTGACAGAGTATAA
- the STX3 gene encoding syntaxin-3 isoform X2, translated as MKDRLEQLKSKQDQDDADEDLEIAIDNTAFMDEFFAEIEETRQNIDKISENVDEAKKLYSIILSAPIPEPKTKDDLEQLTADIKKMANSVRNKLKSMERNIEQDEARSSADLRIRKSQHSVLSRKFVDVMTKYNEAQVDFRERSKGRIQRQLEITGKNTTDEELEEMLESGNPSIFTSGIMDSQISKQALSEIEGRHKDILRLESSIKELHDMFVDIAMLVENQTLPSSSWFDRKTPPPDPHHHDVTSPCLPSCLWPLGFSMNGFLQDEFICTRASCESYILFQFPPRIKLCSQKSLTYLAESRMYSNPMAPQREPPNVSTPYPSFPHLLPPDQAFPMFNPTSSKNIL; from the exons AAACAGGACCAGGATGATGCCGATGAGGACCTGGAAATCGCTATTGACAACACAGCTTTCATGGATGAATTCTTTGCAGAG ATTGAAGAAACCCGGCAGAATATTGACAAAATTTCCGAAAATGTAGACGAGGCAAAAAAGCTGTATAGTATCATCCTTTCAGCCCCAATCCCTGAACCAA AGACTAAGGACGACCTGGAGCAGCTCACAGCAGATATCAAGAAAATGGCTAACAGTGTCCGAAACAAACTTAAGA GTATGGAGAGGAATATTGAACAGGATGAGGCTCGATCATCAGCTGACCTGCGGATACGGAAGTCCCAG CATTCAGTCCTTTCCCGAAAATTTGTCGATGTGATGACGAAGTACAACGAAGCACAGGTCGACTTCCGGGAACGGAGCAAAGGCAGGATTCAGCGACAGCTTGAGATCA CCGGGAAGAATACAACAGATGAGGAGCTGGAGGAAATGTTAGAGAGCGGGAATCCATCAATATTCACATCTggg ATAATGGATTCCCAGATCTCAAAGCAAGCATTGAGTGAGATTGAGGGACGGCATAAGGACATTTTGCGGCTTGAAAGCAGCATCAAGGAGCTTCACGACATGTTTGTGGACATTGCCATGCTAGTGGAAAATCAG aCACTCCCAAGCTCTTCCTGGTTTGATAGAAAGACTCCCCCTCCTGATCCTCACCACCATGATGTGACCTCTCCCTGCCTACCCTCCTGCCTTTGGCCTCTTGGATTTAGTATGAATGGCTTCCTGCAGGATGAGTTCATTTGCACCAGAGCTTCCTGTGAGAGCTACATACTGTTCCAGTTCCCTCCTCGGATAAAGCTCTGCAGCCAGAAGAGTCTGACGTACCTTGCTGAATCCAGGATGTACAGCAATCCCATGGCACCCCAGAGAGAACCTCCCAACGTATCTACTCCTTACCCTTCCTTCCCACACCTGCTGCCTCCAGATCAAGCATTTCCTATGTTTAATCCCACTTCCTCCAAGAATATTCTCTAG
- the STX3 gene encoding syntaxin-3 isoform X1: MKDRLEQLKSKQDQDDADEDLEIAIDNTAFMDEFFAEIEETRQNIDKISENVDEAKKLYSIILSAPIPEPKTKDDLEQLTADIKKMANSVRNKLKSMERNIEQDEARSSADLRIRKSQHSVLSRKFVDVMTKYNEAQVDFRERSKGRIQRQLEITGKNTTDEELEEMLESGNPSIFTSGIMDSQISKQALSEIEGRHKDILRLESSIKELHDMFVDIAMLVENQGEIVDNIELNLMHTLDHVEKAREETKKALKYKSKARKTLPSSSWFDRKTPPPDPHHHDVTSPCLPSCLWPLGFSMNGFLQDEFICTRASCESYILFQFPPRIKLCSQKSLTYLAESRMYSNPMAPQREPPNVSTPYPSFPHLLPPDQAFPMFNPTSSKNIL, translated from the exons AAACAGGACCAGGATGATGCCGATGAGGACCTGGAAATCGCTATTGACAACACAGCTTTCATGGATGAATTCTTTGCAGAG ATTGAAGAAACCCGGCAGAATATTGACAAAATTTCCGAAAATGTAGACGAGGCAAAAAAGCTGTATAGTATCATCCTTTCAGCCCCAATCCCTGAACCAA AGACTAAGGACGACCTGGAGCAGCTCACAGCAGATATCAAGAAAATGGCTAACAGTGTCCGAAACAAACTTAAGA GTATGGAGAGGAATATTGAACAGGATGAGGCTCGATCATCAGCTGACCTGCGGATACGGAAGTCCCAG CATTCAGTCCTTTCCCGAAAATTTGTCGATGTGATGACGAAGTACAACGAAGCACAGGTCGACTTCCGGGAACGGAGCAAAGGCAGGATTCAGCGACAGCTTGAGATCA CCGGGAAGAATACAACAGATGAGGAGCTGGAGGAAATGTTAGAGAGCGGGAATCCATCAATATTCACATCTggg ATAATGGATTCCCAGATCTCAAAGCAAGCATTGAGTGAGATTGAGGGACGGCATAAGGACATTTTGCGGCTTGAAAGCAGCATCAAGGAGCTTCACGACATGTTTGTGGACATTGCCATGCTAGTGGAAAATCAG GGAGAAATTGTAGATAACATAGAACTCAACCTGATGCACACCTTAGATCACGTAGAGAAAGCTCGCGAGGAGACCAAAAAGGCCCTGAAATATAAGAGTAAGGCACGCAAG aCACTCCCAAGCTCTTCCTGGTTTGATAGAAAGACTCCCCCTCCTGATCCTCACCACCATGATGTGACCTCTCCCTGCCTACCCTCCTGCCTTTGGCCTCTTGGATTTAGTATGAATGGCTTCCTGCAGGATGAGTTCATTTGCACCAGAGCTTCCTGTGAGAGCTACATACTGTTCCAGTTCCCTCCTCGGATAAAGCTCTGCAGCCAGAAGAGTCTGACGTACCTTGCTGAATCCAGGATGTACAGCAATCCCATGGCACCCCAGAGAGAACCTCCCAACGTATCTACTCCTTACCCTTCCTTCCCACACCTGCTGCCTCCAGATCAAGCATTTCCTATGTTTAATCCCACTTCCTCCAAGAATATTCTCTAG
- the STX3 gene encoding syntaxin-3 isoform X5: MKDRLEQLKSKQDQDDADEDLEIAIDNTAFMDEFFAEIEETRQNIDKISENVDEAKKLYSIILSAPIPEPKTKDDLEQLTADIKKMANSVRNKLKSMERNIEQDEARSSADLRIRKSQHSVLSRKFVDVMTKYNEAQVDFRERSKGRIQRQLEITGKNTTDEELEEMLESGNPSIFTSGIMDSQISKQALSEIEGRHKDILRLESSIKELHDMFVDIAMLVENQGGMIDRIENNMDQSVGFVERAVADTKKAVKYQSEARRKKIMIMICCIILAIILASTVGSFFT, from the exons AAACAGGACCAGGATGATGCCGATGAGGACCTGGAAATCGCTATTGACAACACAGCTTTCATGGATGAATTCTTTGCAGAG ATTGAAGAAACCCGGCAGAATATTGACAAAATTTCCGAAAATGTAGACGAGGCAAAAAAGCTGTATAGTATCATCCTTTCAGCCCCAATCCCTGAACCAA AGACTAAGGACGACCTGGAGCAGCTCACAGCAGATATCAAGAAAATGGCTAACAGTGTCCGAAACAAACTTAAGA GTATGGAGAGGAATATTGAACAGGATGAGGCTCGATCATCAGCTGACCTGCGGATACGGAAGTCCCAG CATTCAGTCCTTTCCCGAAAATTTGTCGATGTGATGACGAAGTACAACGAAGCACAGGTCGACTTCCGGGAACGGAGCAAAGGCAGGATTCAGCGACAGCTTGAGATCA CCGGGAAGAATACAACAGATGAGGAGCTGGAGGAAATGTTAGAGAGCGGGAATCCATCAATATTCACATCTggg ATAATGGATTCCCAGATCTCAAAGCAAGCATTGAGTGAGATTGAGGGACGGCATAAGGACATTTTGCGGCTTGAAAGCAGCATCAAGGAGCTTCACGACATGTTTGTGGACATTGCCATGCTAGTGGAAAATCAG GGAGGCATGATTGACCGCATAGAGAACAACATGGACCAATCAGTAGGCTTTGTGGAACGGGCTGTGGCTGACACCAAGAAGGCCGTAAAGTATCAGAGCGAAGCGCGAAGG AAGAAGATCATGATCATGATATGCTGCATCATTCTTGCCATCATCCTGGCCTCTACTGTCGGCAGCTTCTTTACCTGA